A window of Hymenobacter siberiensis genomic DNA:
AGCGCTCCGCTGGTTAAGGAAATCAACATTTCCGAGCAGCCTATCATGTTCGTGAACCTGAGCGGTAACCTGCCCGCCGCCCAGCTCAAAAAGTACGCCGACGACTTCCAGGACAAGATTGAGGCGCTGCCCGAAATCACCCGCGTCGATATCGTGGGGGCTCTCGACCAGCAGGTGAACGTGGACGTGGACCTGAACAAGCTGCGGGCCTCGCGCCTGAGCTTCTCGGATATTTCCCGGGCCATTGGGGCCGAGAACGTGACCGTTTCGGGCGGCAGCATCGACGTGGGCGGGCAGAAGCGCGCCGTGCGCGTGGCCGGCCAGTACGTGCGGGCCGGCGACATTGCCGACATTCAGGTGAAGAACCTGAACGGCTCGCCGGTGCGCCTCGGCGACATCGCCACCGTGACGGACGGCTTCAAGGACCGCGAAAGCTATGCCCGCCTCGACGGCAAGCCCGCCATCACGTTGAACGTGGTGAAGCGCGCCGGCGAAAACCTGCTCGACGCCTCCGATAAAATCAAGGCTATTATCAAGGACTCGAAAGCCAACCTGCCCAAAGAGTTGAACGTGACCGTGACCGGCGACACCTCGAACGACACCCGCGTCACGCTGCACGACCTGCTCAACACCATCGTCATCGGCTTCCTGTTGGTGACCCTGATTCTGATGTTCTTCATGGGCACCACCAACGCGCTGTTCGTGGGCCTGAGTGTGCCGATTTCCATGTTCCTGGCCTTTCTGGTCATTCCCATCTTCGGCTTCACCCTGAACACCATCGTGCTCTTCGCCTTTCTGCTGGCCCTGGGCATCGTGGTCGATGACGCCATCGTGGTTATCGAAAATACCCACCGCCTGCTGCACGAGCACCCTAACCTGTCCACTCCGAAAGCGGCCAAATTTGCCGCCGGCGAGGTCTTTGTTCCGGTGCTGGCCGGCACCCTCACCACGGTAGCGCCGTTCGTGCCGCTCATGTTCTGGCCGGGCATCGTGGGCTCGTTCATGTTCTACCTGCCGGTCACGCTCATTATCACGCTCATGGCCTCGCTCATCGTGGCTTTCATCATGAACCCGGTGTTTGCCGTGAGCTTTATGGAGCGCGAGGAGCATTTCGAGGAGGATATGCACAGCCGGCCCAAGCTGACGCGCAATTTCCTGATTGCGATGGGCGTGCTGCTGGTCATTGCCATCATTGGCTACGTGGCGCATTCCACCTTCGTGGGCAACCTGGCCATCACGCTCATCCTGCTCTGCTTCCTCGATAAGTTCGTGTTCGTGAAGATGATTGGCTGGTTCCAGACCCGCGCCCTGCCGCGCTTCCAGAACGGCTACGCCAACCTCGTGCGCTGGGCCCTTAGCCACCCGGCCCTGGTGATGGTGGGCGTGCTGGTGCTGTTCGTCGGCTCGTTCGTGGCCGTGGGCATCCGCAAGCCACACGTCGACTTCTTCCCCAAAGGCGACCCCAAGTTCATCTACACCTACCTGAACATGCCCGTGGGCACCCGCGTGGCCGTCACGGACTCGATTACCCACGTCCTCGAAAACCGCATCTACGGCGTTATCGGCAAGAACAACCCCGATGTGGAGTCGGTGATTACCAACGTGGCCATCGGCGCCGGCGACCCTTCCGAAGCCACGGCCTCGGGCGTGTCGCAGTCGCACATGGGCAAGGTGGCCGTGGCCTTCAAGGAGCTCAGCGAACGCAAAGGCCCCAAAACCAGCACTTACATGGATAAAATCCGCGAAGTGGTGAAGGGTATTCCCGGCGCTGAAATCTCGGTCGACCAGGAAGCCAGCGGTCCGCCCCAGG
This region includes:
- a CDS encoding efflux RND transporter permease subunit yields the protein MVERLTISNAHKIPCNDAGGDKPRPYKLKAMQDIEKEFGPTSWSINNKTSIYIITVLLCVAGIFAYIKLGKEKFPDIVIPRIIVATVYPGTSPTDIENLVTRQLEKEIKSVNGVKHINSTSNQDYSIVDVEFTSGVDVQAAKQLIKDAVDKASTELPNDLPSAPLVKEINISEQPIMFVNLSGNLPAAQLKKYADDFQDKIEALPEITRVDIVGALDQQVNVDVDLNKLRASRLSFSDISRAIGAENVTVSGGSIDVGGQKRAVRVAGQYVRAGDIADIQVKNLNGSPVRLGDIATVTDGFKDRESYARLDGKPAITLNVVKRAGENLLDASDKIKAIIKDSKANLPKELNVTVTGDTSNDTRVTLHDLLNTIVIGFLLVTLILMFFMGTTNALFVGLSVPISMFLAFLVIPIFGFTLNTIVLFAFLLALGIVVDDAIVVIENTHRLLHEHPNLSTPKAAKFAAGEVFVPVLAGTLTTVAPFVPLMFWPGIVGSFMFYLPVTLIITLMASLIVAFIMNPVFAVSFMEREEHFEEDMHSRPKLTRNFLIAMGVLLVIAIIGYVAHSTFVGNLAITLILLCFLDKFVFVKMIGWFQTRALPRFQNGYANLVRWALSHPALVMVGVLVLFVGSFVAVGIRKPHVDFFPKGDPKFIYTYLNMPVGTRVAVTDSITHVLENRIYGVIGKNNPDVESVITNVAIGAGDPSEATASGVSQSHMGKVAVAFKELSERKGPKTSTYMDKIREVVKGIPGAEISVDQEASGPPQAKPIAIEVAGDDYKVLAALSKKVTRYVDSLHIGGVEALRSNLQDRNPEIAVNINRTRANREGISTGQIGLEVRTAIYGTEASKFKTVDDEYPIQVRYAEPYRSDVDAVINAPLTFRDATGAVRQVPISSVADVTYGSTYGGIKRKDTKRVITISSNVLNGYSGPDVANAVQTALKSFRTPPGYTIDMGGAQESQKETTDFLPMAGIGALGLIFLILVTQFNSFSKPVIILSEVLFSIAGVFWGLAITGQNVSIVMTGVGIIALAGIVVKNGILLVEFMDMLRSQGMPLREAIVLAGRTRLNPVILTATAATLGLIPLAIGLNIDFYELFASGNPHFFIGGESVTFWGPLAWTIIFGLVFATGITLVVVPVMYLLSESLKGKITGKNPDDIATIQQEVDSEEVQAATPPVLA